CCTCTCCGCCGACGAGACGCGGCCGAGCTACCGCGTCGCGGACTATCTCCAGCGCGCGGGCTACCGCATCGTGCCCATCCATCCGAGCGCGGAGAGCATCCTCGGCGAGAAGGCCTACCCCAACTTGCGCGCCGTGCCCGCGAGCGTCGGCGTGGAGATCGTCGACGTCTTCCGCCGGCCGGACGCCGTGATGGAGCACGCCGAGGAGGCGATCGCGATCGGCGCCAGCGTGCTCTGGCTGCAGGAGGGCGTCATCAACAACG
This genomic interval from bacterium contains the following:
- a CDS encoding CoA-binding protein, which codes for MSNDCELPRHHSTPAELREILTRYRTVAVVGLSADETRPSYRVADYLQRAGYRIVPIHPSAESILGEKAYPNLRAVPASVGVEIVDVFRRPDAVMEHAEEAIAIGASVLWLQEGVINNAAADRAKAAGLQVVMNLCMLKEHRALA